ATGTACTTTTTGAACCTAATGATTTTAAATTACCTGCTAACATAGGTTTTAACGAAGAAGCTGTTATTCTGCTCTACAACACCTATGAAATAGCACCTTATTCAACAGGAATTATAGAGTTTACAATTCCTATTGAAAAAGTGAATGACTTTTTAGTCTTTAATGGCTCTTAATAAAGCCATTACATAACCTAAATGCATACCTTCGTGAAATAGTATAAATTGAAAAGCTTCATCTATATTGGTTAATGTATTTCCAGTTGTTGTAACCGTATATTCTTGATAATTTTCAAACAGTCCATTGCTATAATCTTCTTTTGTTTTTTCAACGGTAGAAAAAAGTAAAGCTTTTAATTCATCAACTTCTGATTGAGTTACATCGCCTTCTGGTTTTGAGTCTTTTCTGTATTTTCCAACCAACTTATCGTCTATCATCATTTGTAACCCCGATAGTTTATAAGCTAATAATTGCTGAGTCACTACTATATGCCCAATATTCCAAATAATGTTATTGTTAAACCCCTTTGGTATTTTGTTTAAGTCTTCTAACAACACGTTTTCTAAATATTTTTTAAAAAATCGTCTGGTATTGGGGAGTACTTCTAATGTAAAATGCATGTGTTATTTTTTTTTATAAATATATCTTACTTATTTTGGTTATAAATATATGATAAATATGAAAAAGGTATACTATTTAAAAACGTGTAGTACGTGTGTTAGAATTTTAAAGGAATTGAATTTGTCATCAGAATTCATTTTGCAGGACATTAAAACTGAAGAAATTACCGTAAAGCAACTTGAAGAAATGAAAATGCTGGCAGGAAGCTATGAAGCGCTTTTTAGCAAACGTTCTAAACTTTACAAGGAAATGGGTTTAAAAAATCAAAAACTTGAAGAGCGCGACTATAAACACTATATATTAGAACATTATACTTTTTTAAGCAGACCCGTAATAATTGTTGAGGATACTATTTTTATTGGAAATTCTAAAAGTGTGGTTGAAGCTGCAAAATCAGCTCTTCAATAAAACTACTATATAAAAAATGAAAAACCCATGCAAACGTGTAATTAATACATTTTACATGGGTTTTTGCTAAAAACAACTAAACAAACTAAACTAAACTTTAATATCCATTTGTGCCATATTCATCTGCATTACCTATAGCATCAAGAAAAGGCTGAGGAATTGGTCTTACTGTATGTTTTCCATCCACAAAGGCTGTGATATCTGGATTTGTTATATTTAGATAAGCATTTGTAAGCTTACCAAATCGTTTTAAATCTTCCCAACGTACTTGCTCCCCAGTTAACTCACGGGCACGTTCTGCTAAAATAAAATCAAGAGTAACTTGACCAGCACTAACTGTCATTTCATTTTCACGACTTGTTATTGCTGCACGTTTACGTAATGTATTAACATACCCAGCAGCAGTTGCTTGGTCATTATTTTTACGTAGTGCTGCCTCAGCTGCAATTAAATAAACATCACCCAAGCGAAGAATAGGCACATCTCCCATCCATCTTTGATTGTTATAAATCCAATGAATGGAAGATAATTTATTAAAAGAAGGATAGCAATTACTATACTCAGCTCCTAAACCTCCTGATGCTGCTGTAACCCATTTACCGTTTGCATCAAATTGTTCATCTGGAGTTACCACAAGAAATGGCAATGTACTTTTCTGTAATGCTGTCATTGGGTAATTTGGTGTAAATACAGAAATACCGTCTAAATAACCATCAGAATTATTATCAACCATATTAACATTCCCAGAAGCATTAACACCATAATAATTTGTTCTTCCTGCATAGTAAGTACTACCTTTTACATAGGTACCCGC
The genomic region above belongs to Mariniflexile litorale and contains:
- a CDS encoding DinB family protein — translated: MHFTLEVLPNTRRFFKKYLENVLLEDLNKIPKGFNNNIIWNIGHIVVTQQLLAYKLSGLQMMIDDKLVGKYRKDSKPEGDVTQSEVDELKALLFSTVEKTKEDYSNGLFENYQEYTVTTTGNTLTNIDEAFQFILFHEGMHLGYVMALLRAIKD
- a CDS encoding ArsC/Spx/MgsR family protein — encoded protein: MKKVYYLKTCSTCVRILKELNLSSEFILQDIKTEEITVKQLEEMKMLAGSYEALFSKRSKLYKEMGLKNQKLEERDYKHYILEHYTFLSRPVIIVEDTIFIGNSKSVVEAAKSALQ